GGCGAACCGGTGAGCGGTGGAGCGCCGGCCCTGCCCGGGCGGGCGGTGGTCGGCGGGGCGCCGGGGGTGCTCCAGCGTGGGTGCGTCCAACGGCCGCCGGGTGCTGCGAGCGAAGGCGGCAAGTCCGTCCATGTCCCGAATCTCGATCTCGCGGTCGTTCACATGGAGCAGGCCCAGCGTGGCCAGCGCGGTGAAGCTGCGGCTGACCGTCTCGTGCGCCACGCCCAGCAGGCTGGCGATCTCGCGCCGCCCCATCCGCAGATGAAAGCGGCTCGGTGACTGTCCGCAGCCCGCCATACGCCGGGCGTGCTGGATCAGGAAGCGCGCCAGCCGCACTTCGGCCGCGACCGCCGCCATGATGTCCACCAGCTCGCGGCTGCGCGCCAGGGTCCGGCTGCCGCCGCATTGCAGCATCAGGCCAAAGGCTGGCAGCGCCTGACTCAGCCACGGGATGTCGCACCTCGGGACCGCATATACGACGGAGTCCTCCAGGGCGGAAATGGCCACCGGATGCGACTCCATGCACAGCGCGTCAAACCCCAGGACCTCGCCACGGATGGCAAACGCCAGCACCTGTTCATAGCCATCCTCGTCGGTGCGGAAGATCTTGAAGGTGCCCGCACGCACGAAAAAGATGGCGTCGGCCGTCGCCCCTTCGTGCACCAGGCACTCACCCGCGTGGAGATGCCGAAGGGCGACGGCGATGTGCGCGGCGGCCTCGGGCGGGGCGGCCGGCCCTCCCGCCATCTGCAGCAGATCGGCCATGGTGGTGGGCGCCAACCGGTTGGTGTGGTCAGCCTGCCCGGAGTGGGCCTGGATCGGGTTTTTGCAATTCATCGGTGGCTCCTGCTTGTGCACCCCGAAATGGGTTCATCATGCGCTTGCATGTGATGAATGTCACGGTTCATCGGACTGGGCACCCGGACCACGGTCAACCATGCAACCGGCCATCCGCCGGGGCCGCGTGCCCACGGCCCCGGCAAATACCGATGAAAGGGCAAGGAGATGAGCCACACGATGCGTGCCATGGTGCTGGAGCGGCCCGGTACCGGCCTGCGCCTGGTGCACCGCGCGGTGCCCGCGCCCGGCGCCGGGCAGATCCTGATCGCGGTGGAAGCCTGCGGCGTGTGCCGCACCGACCTGCATCTGGTGGACGGCGAGCTGCCCGACCCGGTGCTGCCCTTGATTCCCGGCCACGAGATCGTGGGCCGGGTGGCAGCGCTGGGGGCCGGTGTGCCGGGCTGGCAGGCTGGCCAGCGCGTGGGCGTGCCCTGGCTGGGCTGGACCTGTGGCCATTGCCGCTTCTGCCGCACCGGACGGGAAAACCTGTGCGAGCAGGCGCGCTTCACCGGCTACCAGATCCCCGGCGGCTACGCGCAGTACACCGTGGCCGATGCGCGCTACTGCTTTGCGCTGCCCGATGAGCCCGCGCCCGAGCACCTGGCGCCGCTGCTGTGCGCGGGGCTGATCGGCTACCGCGCGCTGCGCATGGCCGGCGACGCGCGGCGGCTCGGGGTGTATGGCTTTGGCGCGGCGGCGCACCTGATCACGCAGGTGGCGCGGCGCCAGGGCCGCGAGGTGTTCGCCCTCACGCGCCCGGGCGACGCCGAGAGCCAGGCGTTTGCGCGCCGCCTGGGCGCGGCCTGGGCCGGTGGTTCGGATGAAACGCCCCCCGAACCGCTGGACGCGGCCCTGATCTTTGCCCCGGCGGGTGCGCTGGTGCCCACCGCGCTGCGGCACCTGGACCGGGGCGGCTGCGTGGTGTGCGCGGGCATCCACATGAGCGACATCCCTTCATTTCCCTACGCCTGGCTCTGGGGCGAGCGCTCGCTGCGCTCGGTGGCCAACCTGACGCGCCGCGATGGCGACGAATTCTTTGAACGGGTGCGGCAGGCACCGCTGCAGACCGAGGTGCGCGTGTTTGCGCTGGAGCAGGCCAACGAGGCGCTGGACCAGTTGCGCCGCGGCGCTTTCCAGGGCGCGGCCGTGCTGCGCATGGACGCGCCGGCTTGAAGGAGACGGGTCAGGCCCTGAGCTGCGCGATCACCTCGTCGTCCTCCACCTGGGGAAAGTCGCGGTAGAACTGGCCGACGGCCTGGAAGTCTTCGGGGGCGTGCAGGCAGACCACCTCGTCGGCCAGGGGCTGGACCAGCTCCAGTGCTTCGAGTGACGACACGGGCACGGCGCAGACCAGCCGGGCCGGATGGCGCTGGCGCACGCTGTGCAGCGCGGCGATCATGGTCGCGCCGGTGGCCAGGCCGTCGTCCACCACGATCACCACGCGACCGGCCGGGTCGATGGGGGTGCGCAGCGGCGAGTACATCGTGCGGCGCGCGTCGAGTGTCCGCAGCTGCCGGCGCTTTTCTTCGTCAATGTAGTGTGGGTCGGCGCCGACCTCGGCCGCATAGGGGGCGATGGTGCTCCAGCCGCTCTCGTCGATGGCGCCGATGGCCAGCTCGGGCTGGTACGGCGCGTGCAGCTTGCGCACCAGCACCACGTCGAAGTCGCCCTTGAGCAGACCGGCCAGGGTCTTGCCCATGGGCACCGCGCCACGGGGAATGGCGAGCACCAGCGGTTTCTGGCCCCGGTAGGCGCCCAGCCGGGTCGCCAGCTGGCGGGCGGCGTCTTCGCGGTTCTGGAACATGGCGGCTCCTTTCAAACGGTCCGGCCCGCGGGCGCCGGCTGCAGCAACTGGATGCTGAAGTCGGGCTCGTAGGGCGGCACATGGCATTCGACGATGTCGGTGGGCGCGACCTCGAGTCGCAGTCCCACCACGTCGGCCCGCAGCGGCAAGGTGGTCACGCAGCGGTCGGCCAGCACCACGAGGCGGACGGCCGCGGGCCGTTTGCGGGTCAGCCAGTCCACCACCTTCAGCGCCGAGTGACCGGTGTACAGCACATCGTCCACCACGAGCAGGGTGTGGTCTCGCAGGTCCAGCGCGGCGTGGTGCGGCTCTTCGGCGAACTGCGTGTCGGGGAACAGCAGCGTGAGGTCGTCGGCGTAGCGCTTGACCGACAGGTCCAGCCGCAGTGGTGGGGCCAGACCATGGCGTTGCACCATGCGCTGGGTCAGGTGGTCGGCCAGCGGCGCGCCCCGGCGCAGCACGCCCACCACCGCCACCGGGCCGTGGCCCTGCAGCAGCCCGACCGCCTGCTGTGCCATGCGGTCCATCACGGCGCCCAGGCTGGTGCTGTCGTAGAGACAGGTTCGGGAGCCAGGAACGTCGTTCATGGGTGTTTGCGGCCCGCTTCAGGCGTCCGGCCTGTGAGGCAGGTGTTTCAGGAACCAGTCGGCGGCGAGCGCGGCCGCGCTCTCCAGCGTGCCGGGCTCTTCGAACAGGTGGGTGGCACCCGGCACCACTTCCAGGCGTTTGGCGCAGCGCAACTGGCGCAGCGCCCAGCGGTTGAGTTCCAGCACTTCATCGTCGTCGCTGCCCACGATCAGCAGGGTGGGCGCCTGCACGCGGGGCAGGTGCTCCTGGGCCAGATCGGGGCGCCCGCCGCGCGAGACCACCGCGGCGATGCCCTGGGGCCGATCTGCCGCGGCCACCAGCGCGGCCGCCGCCCCCGTGCTGGCGCCAAAGAGGCACAGCGGCAGGCCCGAGAGGTCTTCGCGCTGCCAGGCCCATTGCAGGGCCTCCTGCACGCGCTGGCCGAGCAGTGCGATGTCGAACACCTTGCGCCGGTCCCGCGCTTCGTCCAGGGTCAGCAGGTCGAACAGCAGGGTGGCCAGCCTGTGCCGCTGCAGCGCGCGGGCCACCCAGCGGTTGCGCTCGCTCAGGCGGCTGCTGCCGCTGCCGTGCGCGAACAGCACCAGGCCCCGGGCTCGGGTTGGCACCGCCAGATCGCCCTGCAGCGAGGACGCCTGGAGAACCACGGCTTCAGTGATCATGACCATGTCGGTGGCTGATGGCGCGGGGGGTGTTTCATCCTATAACTCCGGCAGGGTGGCTCCGGGCATGCCCATGTCCTGCGGGGCTTTGGGCGCCTGGGCGTTGGCGATCATGCAGTCGGTGGTCAGCACCAGGCTGGCAATGGAGCCGGCGTTCTGCAGCGCCAGGCGCGTCACCTTGGCCGGGTCCATCACGCCCATCTGCAGCAGGTCACCGTAGGTGCGGGTGGCCGCGTTGTAGCCGTACGCGGGCTCGGCCGAGTCGTCCACGCGCTGGAGCACCACCGAGGGCTCGTCGCCCGCATTGCGGGTGATGCAGCGCAGCGGCTCTTCCAGCGCCTGCGCGATGAGACGGATGCCGGAGTCGTGGTCCAGCGAGCTGCCGTGCAGATCCGCCAACACGCGACGCGCGCGCAGCAGCGCCACGCCGCCGCCGGGCACGATGCCTTCCTCGATGGCCGCGCGGGTGGCGTGCAGCGCGTCTTCGACGCGGATCTTGCGTTCCTTCAGCTCGGTCTCCGTGGCCGCGCCCACCTTGATCAGGGCCACGCCGCCCGACAACTTGGAGATGCGCTCTTCCAGCTTCTCCTTGTCGTAGTCGCTGGTGGCGGCCTCGCGCTCCTTGCGCAGGCTGGCCACGCGTTCCTGGATCGCCTGCGTGGTGCCGGCGCCACCGATCACGGTGGTGTCCTCCTTGCCCACCTCCACCCGCTTGGCACGCCCCAGATCGGAGAGCTGGGCCTTGGCCAGCGTCAAGCCCAGTTCGTCGCTGATCACCGTGCCACCGGTGAGCACCGCCATGTCCTGCAGCATCGCCTTGCGCCGGTCGCCAAAGCCGGGCGCCTTCACCGCGCAGGCCTTGAGCGTGCCGCGCATGGTGTTGATCACCAGCGTGGCCAGCGCATCGCTGTCGATGTCCTCGGCGATGACCAGCAGGGGCTGGCCGCTCTTGACCACTTCTTCCAGCAGGGGCAACAAGTCCTTCAGCGAAGACAGGCGCTTGTCGCACAGCAGGATGACCGCTTCCTCCAGCGTGGCGCTCTGGCGCTCGGGGTTGTTGATGAAGTAGGGCGAGAGGAAGCCGCGGTCGAACTGCAGACCCTCCACCACCTCCAGCTCGCTGCTCAGACCCGAGCCGTCTTCGATGGAAATCGCACCCTCGCGGCCCACGCTGTCGATCGCGCGCGCCAGCAGTTCGCCGATGGAGCGGTCGTTGTTGGCCGAGATGGACGCCACATGGGCGATCTCCTGCGAGCTGGCGCAAGGCCGGGCCATGCGGTGCAACTCGGCCACCACGGCCTCGATGGCCTGTTCCATGCCGCGCTTGAGGTCCATCGGATTCATGCCGCCGGCCAGGTAGCGCAGGCCTTGCTGGATCATGGCGTGCGCGAGCACGGTGGCGGTGGTGGTGCCGTCGCCGGCCATCTCGCTGGTGCGCGAAGCCACCTCGCGCAGCAGCTGCGCGCCCATGTTCTCGAACCGGTTCTCCAACTCCACCGATTTGGCCACCAGAACACCCGAGTTCACGATCTGGGGCGCGCCGTATTCGCGGTCCAGGATCACGGTGCGCCCGCGCGGTCCCAGCGTTACCTTCACCGCCTCGGCCAAGGCATCGACACCGCGGCGGATCTTGTCGCGTGCCTCCTCGCGAAAGAGCAGTTGTCTGGCGGTCATGTTCAAGTCCTCCGGCAGCAAGTCTCTGGGAATCTGCGTGACAGCACGTACAGCGCATCTTTCCATCGTCCGGAGCAGGTTCGATTGAGCGTGCGCAATGCCGTGGCATCTGGGTCCGCCGCCAGCGGTGGCACCGCCGTGTGGCGTGCCATTGACCAGACTCAATGCGCAGGCTGTTGTGGCGTATCAGCATTCCCGGCGGGGGCGCGTTTCCGTGTTTGCGCTCCAGTCATCCCGCATCCCACCCCAAAGGAGAAGCTCCATGAACGAAATCAGTACCCGGGACCCGTTTTCCGTTGACCTTTTTGACGATGCGTTCCGCAGTTTCTTGCGCCCCTGGGTGGCCCGTGGCACCAGCCACGCCCCCCAGATCAAGGTCGAGCTCACCGAAAGCAACGGCGACTACAAGCTCAAGGCCGACATCCCCGGCATGCGCAAGGAAGACATCGAAGTCAACATCGATGACAACAAAGTGAGCATCTCGGCCGAGCTGAAGAAGGAAAGCGAGGAGAAGAAGGGCGACCGTGTCATCCGCTCCGAGCGCCAGTACGGCTACGCCAGTCGCAGCTTCTGGCTGGACAGCCCGGTGGAAAAGGCCAAGTCCACGGCCAAGTACCAGGACGGCGTGCTCGAACTGACGCTGCCCAAGAAGGCGCCGGCCACCTCGCAGCGCCTCGATATTTCCTGACGGCCGGCGACCGGCCGGCCTTCAGTTCACGGGCGGCTCGGGAGCGGGCTGCCCGGGCGCCGGCAGGCCGGTCAGGGCGCGCAAGGCGTCCGCGTCCAGCGTCTCCCGCACCAGCAACGCCCGCGCGCAGCGCTCCAGCATCTCGCGCCGCTCCTGCAGGATGTCGGTGGCCCGCCCGAAGGCCTGCATCACGGCGGCTCTCACTGCCTCGTCGATGCGTTGCTGGGTCTCGGGGCCGGGGTGCCAGCCGTTCTGCGCCAGGCCCGGTACGTCCAGGAAGGGCTGGCGCTGGGGCTCGAAGGCCACATAGCCCAGCGACTCGACCATGCCGTAGCGCGTGGCCATGTCGTGCGCGATGTTGGTGGCCCGGGCCAGATCGTCCGCGGCGCCGGTGGAGAGCTGGCCGAACACCAGTTTCTCCGCCGCGCGGCCGCCCAGCAACACCGTGATCTTGTGCTCCAGCTCTTCCTGTGACATGAGGAAGCGGTCTTCGGTGGGGCGCTGGATGGTGTAGCCGAGCGCGCCGACGCCACGCGGAATGATGGACACCTTGTGCACGGTGTCGGTGCCCGGCAGCGCCATCGCCACCAACGCGTGGCCCATTTCGTGGAAGGCCACCACCTCGCGTTCGTGCGGGTTGAGCACGCGGTTCTTTTTCTCCAGCCCGGCCACGATGCGCTCGACGGCGGTGGTGAAGTCCTCCAGGGCGATGTCGGGCGCGCCGCGCCGGGTGGCCGCGAGCGCCGCTTCGTTGCACAGATTGGCCAGGTCGGCCCCCGAGAAGCCGGTGGTGAGTTGGGCCACCTGCTCCAGCGACACCTGGGGCGCGAGCCGGATCTTGCGGGTGTGCACCTGCAGAATCTGCACCCGGCCGGCCTTGTCGGGCCGGTCCACCAGCACCTGGCGGTCAAAGCGGCCGGCGCGCAGCAGGGCCGGGTCCAGCACCTCCGGCCGGTTGGTCGCCGCCAGCAGCACCAGACCCGAGGAACTGTCAAAACCGTCCAGCTCGGCCAGCAACTGGTTCAGCGTCTGCTCACGCTCGTCGTGGCCGCCGATGGGCGAGACCGCGCCGCGCGCGCGGCCCAGCGCGTCGAGTTCGTCGATGAAGATGATCGCCGGCGCCCTGGCGCGAGCCTGCTCGAACAGATCGCGCACGCGCGCGGCGCCCACGCCCACGAACATCTCCACGAACTCGCTGCCCGAGATGCTGAAGAACGGCACGCCCGCCTCGCCGGCCACGGCCTTGGCCAGCAGGGTCTTGCCGGTGCCCGGGGGGCCGACCAGCAGCACGCCGCGGGGCAGCCGCGCGCCCAGCCGGCCAGACCCTTGCGGGTCCTTCAGGAAGCTCACGATCTCCTGCAGCTCGGCCTTGGCCTCGTCCACGCCGGCCACGTCGGCGAAGGTCACGCCGGTGTCGCGCTCGACATAGACCTTGGCGTGGCTCTTGCCAATGCTCATGAAGCCGCCCGCGCCCTGGCGGTCCATGAAGCGGCGGATCACGAAGAACCACACGCCGATGAACACCAGACCGGGCACGATCCACGACAGCAGGTCGCGCAGCAGCGTGCTTTCCACCACACGCCGGTAGGGCACGCCGTGTTTCGAGAGGCGTTCGGCCAGATCGCCCTCGACCCGGTTGGCCACGATGGTGGTCTTGCCGTCGGCCGCGGGGGTTTTCAGGGTGCCGGTGAGCGTGGTCTCGCCCACCACCACTTCGGCCACACGGCCCTCGGCCAGCGCCTGCTCGAACTCGCTGTATGGCACGGCCTCCACCGTGCGGGCGGTCTGCCAGAGGGTCTGGATCCATGTCAGGGCCAGCAGCGCCAGCAGCCAGTAGCCCAGGTTCCACTGAACCTTTTGATGGGGTTGCATGTGATCGCCTTTCTGTCGGGAGCGCAGGTGCAGCGCCGCCCATGGCGCAGCGCCATGGATGCCGGCCATCGGCCATGCATCTTAGTGGTTCATGGTGTCTGGCGGCCCCCCGATCGGGCGGGGCAGGGACGGGTCAGGCGTGGCTGTGCGCCAGTTCGCGGGCGATGCGGGCGTGGACCCGCTCCAGCTCGACGATGAGCTCGTCGACCTGCTCCATGAACTCTTCCCGGCTGGAGTGCGGGCTGCGCGTGATCAGTTCGGTGGAGTGCTCGGCCAGCGCCTGCTCACCCGCTTGCCGGGCCCAGCGCCGCACCTCGCAATAGGCCAGCAGGGCCAGCCGGCCCATGTCGCCGCTGCGGCGGGCGTATTGCAGGTCCCCCAGAAGGTCTTCGAGTCCGGGCAGCAAGAGTGCGTTGGAGGCGTTCATGTTGCAGTGCAGCATATCCCGGTTTGCGGGCCCTGGCTCGCCCATTCGTCGGCCAGCGGAAGCCATGTAGCCAAATGTTACGATGTACGCCATTTTTATACACAGAGGGAGGATCCGGCATGGCCTATGACGATTTCGCGGCAACCGAGTGGATGGCGGGCAGCGCGCCCGGTGCGTTGCACAAACCCCGGGTGCTGGACATCCGCTTCACCGGCTCGGGCAGCGAGTATTTCCGCATCTGGATCGTCAACCTGTTGCTGACCCTCGTCACGCTCACGCTGTACCTGCCGTTTGCCCGCGCGCGGCGCATGGCCTATTTCCAGAACAACACCCTGGTGGGCGGCGACCCGCTGGGCTTTCACGCCGACCCGTGGAAGATGTTTCGCGGCTACTTGCTGGTGCTGGTGCTTGGCGTGGGGTATTGGGCGGTGTCGAACTTCATGCCGGCGTTCGCCTGGGCGGCGCTGCTGGTGTTCATGGTCCTGTGGCCGGCCCTGTGGCGCGCCTCGCTGCAGTTCCGCCTGCGCAACACCAGCTGGCGCGGTGTGCGGCTGGCCTTCCTGGGCGACCTGAAGTCCGCTTACCTGACCCTGTTGCCGTTTTTCCTGCCGGCGCTGGCCTTCGTGCTGTTCCTGCCCAATCTGCCGGATGGCGAAGAGGTGGACCCCGAAGCGATCCAGCGGGGGCTGGTGATCGTGGGCGTGGTCGTGCTCGGTTTCCTGGCTGCACTGCCCTGGCTGATGGCGCGCATCAAGCGCTACCAGCATGGGGGTTACGCCTTCGCGCAGGAGCGCGCCGAGCTCACCGCGGGGGCCGGCCGTTTCTACGGGCTGTTCTTCAAGGTGCTGGGGGTGATCCTGCTGACCTTGCTGCTCGCCGGCGTGGTGGTGGCCATGGCGATGGGGGCCTTCATCGCCTTTGGTGCGCTCACGCTCGCCGAACTCTTCAGTGGCGGTGCTTCCCAGGGCATCTTCGCCATGATCGCGATGGTGTTCGTGATGGGCCTGGCCTACCTGATCCTGCCGCTGATCGTCGGCCCCTACGTCTCCTCGCGCCTGCAGAACCTGCTGTGGGCGCACACCAGCAGCCCGCGGGTGCAGTTCCAGAGCGCGCTGCGCTTTGGCCCGCTCTTGCGCATCACCCTGGTGAACTGGCTCCTGATCCTCCTGACCCTGGGCCTGTTCTGGCCGTTCGCCAAGGTGCGCGCCACCCGGGTGCGGCTCGAAGCCCTGTCGCTGCAGGTGCAGGGCGATGTGGACCAATGGGTGGCCGAGGCGCAGACGCCGGGGCAGGGCGTGCTGGGCGACGCCGCGGGCGACTTCTTCGGCCTTGACATGGGTCTGTGATGAGCACGCCGGGGTCGCTCGACACCCAATGGTTTGACGGGCGCAGCCCACGGGCCCGGCCCGCGAGCCTGCGCATCGAAGGCGACGAACTGCTGCTGGGCACCGACGATGGCCAGGTGCGGCGCTACCCGGTGAAGGCCGTGCGCTGGCCCGAGCGCACCACC
This Hydrogenophaga taeniospiralis DNA region includes the following protein-coding sequences:
- a CDS encoding bifunctional pyr operon transcriptional regulator/uracil phosphoribosyltransferase; this translates as MNDVPGSRTCLYDSTSLGAVMDRMAQQAVGLLQGHGPVAVVGVLRRGAPLADHLTQRMVQRHGLAPPLRLDLSVKRYADDLTLLFPDTQFAEEPHHAALDLRDHTLLVVDDVLYTGHSALKVVDWLTRKRPAAVRLVVLADRCVTTLPLRADVVGLRLEVAPTDIVECHVPPYEPDFSIQLLQPAPAGRTV
- a CDS encoding dienelactone hydrolase family protein — translated: MITEAVVLQASSLQGDLAVPTRARGLVLFAHGSGSSRLSERNRWVARALQRHRLATLLFDLLTLDEARDRRKVFDIALLGQRVQEALQWAWQREDLSGLPLCLFGASTGAAAALVAAADRPQGIAAVVSRGGRPDLAQEHLPRVQAPTLLIVGSDDDEVLELNRWALRQLRCAKRLEVVPGATHLFEEPGTLESAAALAADWFLKHLPHRPDA
- a CDS encoding Crp/Fnr family transcriptional regulator, giving the protein MNCKNPIQAHSGQADHTNRLAPTTMADLLQMAGGPAAPPEAAAHIAVALRHLHAGECLVHEGATADAIFFVRAGTFKIFRTDEDGYEQVLAFAIRGEVLGFDALCMESHPVAISALEDSVVYAVPRCDIPWLSQALPAFGLMLQCGGSRTLARSRELVDIMAAVAAEVRLARFLIQHARRMAGCGQSPSRFHLRMGRREIASLLGVAHETVSRSFTALATLGLLHVNDREIEIRDMDGLAAFARSTRRPLDAPTLEHPRRPADHRPPGQGRRSTAHRFAA
- the ftsH gene encoding ATP-dependent zinc metalloprotease FtsH, translating into MQPHQKVQWNLGYWLLALLALTWIQTLWQTARTVEAVPYSEFEQALAEGRVAEVVVGETTLTGTLKTPAADGKTTIVANRVEGDLAERLSKHGVPYRRVVESTLLRDLLSWIVPGLVFIGVWFFVIRRFMDRQGAGGFMSIGKSHAKVYVERDTGVTFADVAGVDEAKAELQEIVSFLKDPQGSGRLGARLPRGVLLVGPPGTGKTLLAKAVAGEAGVPFFSISGSEFVEMFVGVGAARVRDLFEQARARAPAIIFIDELDALGRARGAVSPIGGHDEREQTLNQLLAELDGFDSSSGLVLLAATNRPEVLDPALLRAGRFDRQVLVDRPDKAGRVQILQVHTRKIRLAPQVSLEQVAQLTTGFSGADLANLCNEAALAATRRGAPDIALEDFTTAVERIVAGLEKKNRVLNPHEREVVAFHEMGHALVAMALPGTDTVHKVSIIPRGVGALGYTIQRPTEDRFLMSQEELEHKITVLLGGRAAEKLVFGQLSTGAADDLARATNIAHDMATRYGMVESLGYVAFEPQRQPFLDVPGLAQNGWHPGPETQQRIDEAVRAAVMQAFGRATDILQERREMLERCARALLVRETLDADALRALTGLPAPGQPAPEPPVN
- a CDS encoding zinc-dependent alcohol dehydrogenase family protein: MRAMVLERPGTGLRLVHRAVPAPGAGQILIAVEACGVCRTDLHLVDGELPDPVLPLIPGHEIVGRVAALGAGVPGWQAGQRVGVPWLGWTCGHCRFCRTGRENLCEQARFTGYQIPGGYAQYTVADARYCFALPDEPAPEHLAPLLCAGLIGYRALRMAGDARRLGVYGFGAAAHLITQVARRQGREVFALTRPGDAESQAFARRLGAAWAGGSDETPPEPLDAALIFAPAGALVPTALRHLDRGGCVVCAGIHMSDIPSFPYAWLWGERSLRSVANLTRRDGDEFFERVRQAPLQTEVRVFALEQANEALDQLRRGAFQGAAVLRMDAPA
- the groL gene encoding chaperonin GroEL (60 kDa chaperone family; promotes refolding of misfolded polypeptides especially under stressful conditions; forms two stacked rings of heptamers to form a barrel-shaped 14mer; ends can be capped by GroES; misfolded proteins enter the barrel where they are refolded when GroES binds), with the translated sequence MTARQLLFREEARDKIRRGVDALAEAVKVTLGPRGRTVILDREYGAPQIVNSGVLVAKSVELENRFENMGAQLLREVASRTSEMAGDGTTTATVLAHAMIQQGLRYLAGGMNPMDLKRGMEQAIEAVVAELHRMARPCASSQEIAHVASISANNDRSIGELLARAIDSVGREGAISIEDGSGLSSELEVVEGLQFDRGFLSPYFINNPERQSATLEEAVILLCDKRLSSLKDLLPLLEEVVKSGQPLLVIAEDIDSDALATLVINTMRGTLKACAVKAPGFGDRRKAMLQDMAVLTGGTVISDELGLTLAKAQLSDLGRAKRVEVGKEDTTVIGGAGTTQAIQERVASLRKEREAATSDYDKEKLEERISKLSGGVALIKVGAATETELKERKIRVEDALHATRAAIEEGIVPGGGVALLRARRVLADLHGSSLDHDSGIRLIAQALEEPLRCITRNAGDEPSVVLQRVDDSAEPAYGYNAATRTYGDLLQMGVMDPAKVTRLALQNAGSIASLVLTTDCMIANAQAPKAPQDMGMPGATLPEL
- a CDS encoding phosphoribosyltransferase, which produces MFQNREDAARQLATRLGAYRGQKPLVLAIPRGAVPMGKTLAGLLKGDFDVVLVRKLHAPYQPELAIGAIDESGWSTIAPYAAEVGADPHYIDEEKRRQLRTLDARRTMYSPLRTPIDPAGRVVIVVDDGLATGATMIAALHSVRQRHPARLVCAVPVSSLEALELVQPLADEVVCLHAPEDFQAVGQFYRDFPQVEDDEVIAQLRA
- a CDS encoding Hsp20/alpha crystallin family protein → MNEISTRDPFSVDLFDDAFRSFLRPWVARGTSHAPQIKVELTESNGDYKLKADIPGMRKEDIEVNIDDNKVSISAELKKESEEKKGDRVIRSERQYGYASRSFWLDSPVEKAKSTAKYQDGVLELTLPKKAPATSQRLDIS
- a CDS encoding YjgN family protein — its product is MAYDDFAATEWMAGSAPGALHKPRVLDIRFTGSGSEYFRIWIVNLLLTLVTLTLYLPFARARRMAYFQNNTLVGGDPLGFHADPWKMFRGYLLVLVLGVGYWAVSNFMPAFAWAALLVFMVLWPALWRASLQFRLRNTSWRGVRLAFLGDLKSAYLTLLPFFLPALAFVLFLPNLPDGEEVDPEAIQRGLVIVGVVVLGFLAALPWLMARIKRYQHGGYAFAQERAELTAGAGRFYGLFFKVLGVILLTLLLAGVVVAMAMGAFIAFGALTLAELFSGGASQGIFAMIAMVFVMGLAYLILPLIVGPYVSSRLQNLLWAHTSSPRVQFQSALRFGPLLRITLVNWLLILLTLGLFWPFAKVRATRVRLEALSLQVQGDVDQWVAEAQTPGQGVLGDAAGDFFGLDMGL